In Thermomonas paludicola, the following are encoded in one genomic region:
- a CDS encoding D-arabinono-1,4-lactone oxidase — MKSTRRELIKGLGALGLLGLLGPGKANAARPIPWRNWSGAQSCLPAARIAPATEAQLADALRNAPGTVRPVGSGHSFSALVPTDDTVLSLGNLQGMLRHDAQSRQSEWWAGTPMSQMGAPLAQAGLALPNMADIDYQTLAGAIATSTHGTGPRFGSYSDQVVGLRLLTASGDAIDCDAQRYPHVFDAARCSLGALGVVTRVRLQNRAAFKLHRREWVQRYEELLEDMPRLLREHDHFEMNVLLHSDVAVAMTMDETADPRVLSKQPGGDVDKVALLQRVHLEWQNSPRVYARMLNFLVKYAVSFPDVIDASYRVFANVRDVRFNEMEYEVPAEAGPACLREIMKKIRDEKLDSFFPIEYRYVKRDDAMLSMFQGRDACAISVHQYYRMDHHDFFARIEPIFWKYDGRPHWGKLHTLNARLLAPLYPRWKEFLAVRESLDPAGKFLNAHLRSVLGVG; from the coding sequence ATGAAATCGACGCGCCGGGAGTTGATCAAAGGATTGGGAGCCCTGGGGCTGTTGGGTCTCCTGGGGCCGGGGAAGGCGAACGCGGCCCGGCCGATACCGTGGCGCAACTGGTCGGGCGCGCAGTCCTGCCTGCCGGCAGCGCGAATCGCACCGGCCACCGAGGCGCAGCTGGCCGACGCCTTGCGCAACGCCCCCGGCACAGTGCGGCCAGTGGGGTCCGGCCATTCGTTCAGTGCGCTGGTGCCCACCGACGACACCGTGCTGTCGCTCGGCAACCTGCAGGGAATGCTTCGCCACGACGCCCAGTCCCGGCAGTCGGAATGGTGGGCAGGCACGCCGATGTCGCAGATGGGCGCCCCGTTGGCGCAGGCGGGCTTGGCATTGCCAAACATGGCCGACATCGACTACCAGACGCTGGCCGGCGCCATTGCCACCTCGACACACGGCACCGGGCCACGTTTCGGCTCGTACTCCGACCAGGTGGTGGGCCTGCGCCTGCTGACCGCGAGCGGCGATGCCATTGACTGCGACGCGCAGCGCTATCCGCACGTGTTCGACGCTGCGCGCTGCTCGCTGGGCGCGCTCGGCGTGGTGACGCGGGTACGCCTGCAGAATCGCGCGGCGTTCAAGCTGCATCGCCGGGAGTGGGTGCAACGCTACGAAGAACTGCTGGAGGACATGCCGCGCCTGCTCCGCGAGCACGATCATTTCGAAATGAATGTGCTGCTGCATTCGGATGTGGCGGTGGCGATGACCATGGATGAAACCGCCGACCCGCGCGTGTTGTCCAAGCAGCCCGGCGGCGATGTGGACAAGGTCGCGCTGCTGCAGCGCGTCCATCTCGAGTGGCAAAATTCGCCGCGCGTGTATGCGCGAATGCTCAATTTCCTGGTCAAGTACGCGGTGTCGTTCCCCGATGTCATCGACGCTTCATACAGGGTGTTCGCCAACGTGCGCGACGTGCGCTTCAACGAAATGGAGTACGAGGTTCCGGCCGAGGCGGGGCCTGCCTGCCTGCGCGAGATCATGAAGAAGATCCGCGACGAAAAGCTGGACAGCTTTTTCCCCATCGAATATCGCTACGTCAAGCGCGACGACGCGATGCTGTCCATGTTCCAGGGGCGCGATGCCTGCGCGATTTCGGTGCATCAGTACTATCGGATGGACCACCATGATTTTTTCGCCCGGATCGAGCCGATTTTCTGGAAATACGACGGTCGCCCGCACTGGGGCAAGCTGCACACGCTCAATGCGCGCCTGCTGGCGCCGTTGTATCCGCGATGGAAGGAGTTCCTGGCCGTGCGCGAGTCGCTGGACCCGGCCGGCAAGTTCCTCAACGCACACTTGCGTTCCGTGCTGGGCGTGGGTTGA
- a CDS encoding c-type cytochrome — translation MLPFFNRPLFALAMVWALLLPVTGCQEKTAVAAQAPPALAAELQPIYARSCATCHANPASGAPLAGDRGAWAPRMGKGREMLLEHTINGFNGMPPMGACADCSEEQYAALIGYMSGTRLEQ, via the coding sequence ATGCTGCCATTCTTCAACCGCCCCTTGTTTGCGCTCGCGATGGTGTGGGCGTTGCTGCTGCCAGTGACGGGGTGCCAGGAAAAAACGGCAGTCGCGGCGCAGGCCCCGCCGGCGCTTGCGGCCGAACTGCAACCGATCTATGCGCGAAGCTGCGCCACCTGCCACGCCAATCCGGCGAGCGGTGCGCCGCTGGCGGGTGATCGTGGCGCGTGGGCGCCGCGCATGGGCAAGGGGCGCGAGATGCTGCTGGAACACACCATCAACGGGTTCAACGGGATGCCGCCAATGGGCGCATGCGCAGACTGCAGCGAGGAACAATACGCCGCCTTGATCGGCTACATGTCCGGCACGCGGCTGGAGCAGTGA
- a CDS encoding AraC family transcriptional regulator has product MSRHKLDSSQFAPDVIPYLLVTLCERVAAFGIAPERLYAGLGLDVQALRAGALVSNRQAWRMIRRALQLTARADLGLEIGLGQGLASFGLLGQAFVTAATVGEAVQLGGRYYPAGGALVDIELVPSASGAMLEVRPRLRDAQVAMFLIEELLASVLELFRVELGEPVVLQSLELAYPAPDHLHRYRELFGCEPRFGSRRNVLVIAPGWLDRPMPRHDAALSAQLCAQLERHAQLEALGTVAAVEQLLLRPGQQRLSVEQLARALELSPRTLRRRLSEAGASFRGIRDRVRAQAARDLLENAGVTVAEASRRLGFSDARAFRRACKRWLGQAPGALRQAR; this is encoded by the coding sequence ATGTCGCGGCACAAGCTTGATTCCAGCCAGTTCGCACCGGACGTCATTCCCTACCTGCTGGTCACGCTGTGCGAGCGAGTCGCCGCCTTCGGCATCGCACCCGAGCGCCTGTACGCAGGGCTTGGGCTGGACGTGCAGGCGTTGCGCGCGGGCGCGCTGGTGTCCAACCGGCAGGCGTGGAGGATGATCCGTCGCGCGCTGCAGCTGACTGCGCGGGCCGATCTGGGGTTGGAGATTGGGCTGGGGCAGGGCTTGGCCAGCTTCGGGCTGCTGGGGCAGGCATTCGTGACTGCGGCGACCGTTGGCGAAGCGGTGCAGCTGGGGGGGCGGTATTACCCCGCCGGCGGCGCGCTGGTCGATATCGAACTGGTGCCGTCGGCGTCCGGCGCGATGCTGGAAGTCCGACCGCGCCTGCGAGACGCGCAGGTGGCGATGTTCTTGATCGAGGAGCTGCTCGCCAGCGTGCTGGAGTTGTTTCGCGTCGAGCTGGGCGAGCCGGTGGTGCTGCAGTCGCTGGAGCTCGCCTACCCGGCGCCTGACCACCTCCACCGTTACCGTGAGCTGTTTGGCTGCGAGCCGCGCTTCGGCAGCCGTCGCAATGTGCTCGTGATTGCCCCCGGCTGGCTGGACAGGCCGATGCCGCGTCACGACGCCGCCCTGTCGGCGCAGTTGTGCGCGCAACTGGAGCGGCACGCACAGCTGGAGGCGCTGGGCACGGTGGCCGCTGTCGAGCAGCTGCTGCTGCGGCCGGGCCAGCAGCGGCTGTCGGTCGAGCAGTTGGCGCGCGCGCTGGAACTCAGCCCCAGGACCCTGCGTCGGCGGTTGAGCGAAGCGGGTGCCTCGTTTCGCGGGATTCGCGACCGTGTGCGTGCACAGGCGGCGCGCGACCTGCTGGAGAACGCGGGGGTGACCGTCGCCGAAGCCAGCCGACGCCTCGGGTTTTCCGATGCTCGGGCGTTCCGACGTGCGTGCAAGCGCTGGCTTGGCCAGGCGCCGGGCGCGCTGCGCCAGGCACGCTAG
- a CDS encoding 3-deoxy-D-manno-octulosonic acid kinase: MTGFDANEHLTPFRDTRGYGAILFDRTQLRQPESAWFDLQHWGGAAQPVSEGGRGGAWFIDFGQGDALLRHYLRGGLAAKFSRDAHLWRGINRVRSFAEFRLLRVLRAKNLPVPMPFAAWYRREGMHYRAAILMQRLHGVRSLAALADAGEAPWEATGQLIARFHRGGLDHADLNAYNILFDEHGRGWMIDFDQSCLRIPATGWREGNLQRLLRSLRKLRGQQAEAGFEQLRAAYDAAWKLGY, translated from the coding sequence ATGACAGGATTCGACGCCAACGAGCACCTGACGCCGTTCCGCGACACGCGCGGCTATGGTGCGATTCTGTTCGACCGCACCCAGTTGCGGCAACCCGAATCTGCCTGGTTCGACTTGCAGCACTGGGGGGGCGCGGCGCAGCCGGTCTCCGAAGGCGGGCGCGGTGGCGCGTGGTTCATCGATTTTGGCCAGGGGGATGCGCTGCTGCGCCACTATTTGCGCGGCGGGCTGGCGGCGAAGTTCAGCCGGGACGCGCACCTGTGGCGCGGGATCAACCGGGTCCGCAGCTTTGCCGAGTTTCGCCTGCTGCGCGTGTTGCGGGCGAAGAACTTGCCGGTGCCAATGCCATTCGCGGCCTGGTATCGCCGCGAAGGCATGCATTATCGCGCTGCGATCTTGATGCAGCGCCTGCATGGCGTGCGCTCGCTGGCGGCGCTGGCAGACGCGGGTGAGGCGCCGTGGGAGGCGACAGGCCAACTGATTGCCCGTTTCCATCGCGGCGGGCTGGACCACGCCGACCTCAATGCCTACAACATCTTGTTCGACGAACACGGGCGCGGCTGGATGATCGACTTCGACCAGTCCTGCTTGCGCATTCCCGCGACAGGCTGGCGCGAGGGCAACCTGCAACGCCTGCTGCGTTCACTGCGCAAGCTGCGCGGGCAGCAGGCGGAGGCAGGGTTCGAGCAGTTGCGCGCGGCGTACGACGCTGCCTGGAAGCTGGGGTACTAG
- a CDS encoding glycosyltransferase family 9 protein, whose translation MQKAHAPRSICLLRLSALGDVTHVLPLLHTLRDAWPNVALSWIIGKAEHRLLAGLPGVRFVEYDKASGFAGMRTLRRELGQRFDALLQLQVSARANLLSAFVPAQRRIGYDRARSKEGHGLFINERIPDRSGGHVLDAIGSFCEPLGLTRTHVSWKLPVPEAAHAWAHAQWDEDGRHTLMVSPCSSHALRNWRADRYAALADHAIAQGWRVVLCGGRSELERATGTAILAAMREHGRVLDLIGKDTLKQLPALLARADLLVTPDSGPMHIANAMGSKVLGLHAATNPERSGPYSDRRFCVNRYDDAARKYRGMPGSDLKWGTKIEADGVMDLVTVADAIAAFERFRARHA comes from the coding sequence GTGCAAAAAGCCCATGCCCCGCGCTCCATCTGCCTGCTGCGCCTATCGGCATTGGGCGACGTCACCCACGTGCTGCCGTTGCTGCACACCCTGCGCGACGCTTGGCCCAACGTGGCACTGAGCTGGATCATCGGCAAGGCCGAGCACCGCCTGCTGGCGGGCTTGCCCGGCGTGCGCTTCGTCGAATACGACAAGGCTTCGGGCTTTGCCGGCATGCGCACCCTTCGCCGCGAACTGGGCCAGCGCTTCGATGCCTTGCTGCAGCTGCAGGTGTCGGCACGCGCCAACCTGCTGTCCGCATTCGTCCCTGCGCAACGGCGGATCGGCTACGACCGCGCGCGCAGCAAGGAAGGCCACGGCCTGTTCATCAACGAGCGCATTCCCGACCGGTCCGGCGGTCACGTGCTGGATGCGATCGGCAGCTTCTGCGAGCCGCTGGGGCTGACCCGCACGCATGTCAGCTGGAAACTGCCCGTCCCCGAAGCGGCGCATGCGTGGGCGCACGCGCAGTGGGATGAGGACGGCCGGCACACGCTGATGGTGTCGCCCTGCTCCAGCCACGCGCTGCGCAACTGGCGGGCAGACCGCTACGCCGCGCTGGCCGACCATGCCATCGCCCAGGGCTGGCGGGTGGTGCTGTGCGGCGGGCGCAGCGAACTCGAACGGGCCACAGGCACTGCCATCCTGGCCGCCATGCGCGAGCATGGCCGCGTGCTTGACCTGATTGGCAAGGACACGCTGAAACAGTTGCCGGCACTGCTGGCCCGCGCCGACCTGCTGGTGACGCCGGACTCCGGCCCGATGCACATCGCCAACGCGATGGGCAGCAAGGTGCTGGGCCTGCATGCCGCCACCAACCCGGAACGCAGCGGCCCCTACTCCGACCGCCGCTTCTGCGTGAACCGCTATGACGACGCGGCGCGCAAGTACCGCGGCATGCCCGGCTCGGATCTGAAATGGGGAACCAAGATCGAAGCCGATGGCGTGATGGACCTGGTCACCGTGGCCGATGCGATCGCCGCGTTCGAACGCTTCCGCGCGCGCCACGCCTGA
- a CDS encoding DUF6165 family protein codes for MSEILVPVSFGELLDKIAILQIKSERMSDAAKLANVRAELEALERTWAAHPASQQDIAGLRAGLKAVNERLWVIEDEIRLQERAQAFDADFIRLARSVYFENDTRARIKKDINLALGSAYVEEKSYQDYGSGSGA; via the coding sequence ATGTCCGAAATCCTCGTCCCCGTCTCTTTCGGCGAACTTCTGGACAAGATCGCGATCCTGCAGATCAAGTCGGAGCGCATGAGCGATGCCGCCAAGCTGGCCAATGTGCGCGCGGAGCTGGAGGCGCTGGAGCGCACCTGGGCGGCGCATCCGGCCTCGCAGCAGGATATTGCCGGGTTGCGCGCCGGGTTGAAGGCGGTCAACGAACGGTTGTGGGTGATCGAAGACGAGATCCGCCTGCAGGAGCGGGCGCAGGCGTTCGATGCCGACTTCATCCGGCTGGCACGCAGCGTGTATTTCGAGAACGACACCCGCGCGCGGATCAAGAAGGACATCAACCTGGCGCTGGGCTCGGCCTACGTCGAGGAGAAGTCGTATCAGGACTACGGTTCGGGAAGCGGTGCCTGA
- a CDS encoding PP2C family protein-serine/threonine phosphatase: MIEFGHLTHVGLRRELNEDTYYGDSELGLWLVADGMGGHEYGEVASALARETIVREVRAGNSLAGAIRVADEEIIHCSKRRGDSLPMGTTVVAARVNGNRFEVAWVGDSRVYLWRDAALTQISHDHSYVQELIAQGAISADQARSHPHRNVVTQALGVTDPQQLNVETLAGELRPGMQLLLCSDGLTEEVDDHHIAQVLAHCECSAQECVDGLVAAALDGGGSDNVTVILVRRH; the protein is encoded by the coding sequence ATGATCGAATTCGGACACCTGACCCACGTCGGCCTGCGCCGCGAGCTGAACGAAGACACGTACTACGGCGACAGCGAGCTTGGCCTGTGGCTGGTCGCCGACGGCATGGGCGGTCATGAATATGGCGAGGTCGCCAGCGCGCTGGCGCGCGAGACCATCGTCCGCGAGGTGCGCGCCGGCAACAGCCTGGCCGGCGCAATCCGGGTGGCCGACGAAGAAATCATCCATTGCTCCAAGCGTCGCGGCGACAGCCTGCCGATGGGCACCACCGTGGTGGCCGCGCGGGTGAACGGCAATCGCTTCGAGGTGGCGTGGGTGGGCGATAGCCGGGTCTATCTGTGGCGCGACGCTGCGCTCACCCAGATTTCCCACGATCACAGCTATGTGCAGGAACTGATTGCACAGGGCGCGATCAGCGCCGACCAGGCGCGCAGCCACCCGCACCGCAACGTGGTGACCCAGGCGCTGGGCGTGACCGACCCGCAGCAGCTGAATGTGGAAACCCTGGCCGGCGAGCTGCGTCCCGGCATGCAGCTGTTGCTGTGCAGCGATGGCCTGACCGAGGAAGTCGATGACCACCACATCGCGCAAGTGCTGGCCCACTGCGAATGCAGCGCGCAGGAATGCGTCGATGGCCTGGTGGCTGCCGCGCTGGATGGTGGCGGCTCCGACAACGTGACCGTCATCCTGGTGCGCCGGCACTGA
- the dnaQ gene encoding DNA polymerase III subunit epsilon, producing the protein MRQIVLDTETTGLEWRKGNRVVEIGCVELLERRPTGRTFHRYLNPDRAFEQGAQEVTGLSLEFLADKPRFADIAGEFLDFIEGSELIIHNAAFDLGFLDAELARLEGRGKVLDRCTVEDTLQLARQRYPGQRNSLDALCRRLGVDNSQRQLHGALLDAQILTDVYLALTSGQGEIGFGTESAATVAAAERIAVRVGDVASRPRVRIGEGEAEAHAARLAALQKKAGRCAWLELDVSGG; encoded by the coding sequence ATGCGGCAAATCGTTCTGGATACCGAAACCACCGGGCTGGAGTGGAGAAAGGGCAATCGCGTCGTCGAGATCGGCTGCGTGGAATTGCTGGAGCGTCGACCAACCGGGCGCACGTTCCATCGCTACCTCAATCCCGATCGTGCGTTCGAGCAGGGCGCACAGGAAGTCACCGGGCTCAGCCTGGAGTTCCTGGCCGACAAGCCGCGCTTTGCCGACATCGCCGGCGAATTCCTGGACTTCATCGAAGGCAGCGAACTGATCATCCACAACGCCGCATTCGATCTGGGTTTTCTGGATGCCGAGTTGGCGCGGCTGGAGGGGCGCGGGAAAGTGCTTGATCGCTGCACGGTGGAGGACACCCTGCAGCTTGCCCGGCAGCGCTACCCGGGGCAACGCAATTCACTGGATGCGCTGTGCAGGCGGCTGGGGGTGGACAACTCGCAGCGCCAGTTGCACGGCGCGCTGCTGGATGCGCAGATCCTGACCGATGTCTATCTGGCGCTGACTTCGGGCCAGGGGGAGATCGGCTTTGGCACTGAGTCGGCGGCGACGGTGGCGGCTGCAGAACGGATCGCGGTACGGGTTGGCGATGTCGCATCGCGCCCGCGCGTGCGCATCGGGGAGGGTGAAGCGGAGGCGCATGCCGCGAGGCTGGCGGCGTTGCAGAAGAAGGCGGGTCGCTGCGCGTGGCTGGAACTGGACGTCAGCGGAGGGTGA
- the rnhA gene encoding ribonuclease HI, translating to MNASQKRVEIHTDGACLGNPGPGGWAALLRWRGIERELVGGDAQTTNNRMELMAAIAALETLREPCEVVLTTDSQYVRQGILEWMAGWIRRGWKTAGGAPVKNRDLWERLHAAASRHVVDWRWVKGHSGDPDNERVDALARDQATAYKGQAG from the coding sequence ATGAATGCGTCGCAAAAGCGGGTCGAAATCCATACTGATGGCGCCTGCCTGGGGAATCCGGGGCCGGGTGGCTGGGCTGCGCTGCTGCGCTGGCGCGGGATCGAGCGCGAGCTGGTGGGCGGCGACGCCCAGACCACCAACAATCGCATGGAGTTGATGGCGGCGATCGCGGCCCTGGAAACACTGCGCGAACCCTGCGAAGTGGTGCTCACCACCGATTCGCAGTACGTCCGCCAGGGCATTCTGGAGTGGATGGCAGGCTGGATCCGGCGTGGCTGGAAAACCGCAGGTGGCGCCCCGGTGAAAAACCGTGACTTGTGGGAGCGCCTGCATGCTGCGGCATCCAGGCACGTGGTGGACTGGCGCTGGGTCAAGGGTCACAGCGGCGACCCCGACAACGAGCGCGTGGACGCGCTGGCGCGCGATCAGGCAACGGCATACAAGGGGCAGGCAGGCTGA
- the gloB gene encoding hydroxyacylglutathione hydrolase → MDLLPIPALQDNYIWLLRDAGGRALVVDPGDAGPVLAALDDGPPPHAILLTHHHHDHIGGVPALLARWPGTPVIAPRDERIARASVRVDDGERIKIGAWRFDVIAVPGHTRSHLAYHGEGLLFCGDTLFSLGCGRMFEGTPAQMHASLQRLAALPDATWVCCAHEYTQANAAFAHAVDPDNPSLQARVREVLALHQAQVPTLPTRLVDERACNPFLRCFAPSVRAAAQHQTRQPLLDDSMVFGALRAWKDGFRA, encoded by the coding sequence ATGGATCTACTGCCGATTCCCGCCTTGCAGGACAATTACATCTGGCTGCTGCGCGATGCCGGCGGCCGCGCGCTGGTGGTTGATCCGGGCGATGCAGGTCCGGTATTGGCGGCACTGGATGATGGCCCGCCGCCACATGCCATCCTGTTGACCCATCATCATCACGATCACATTGGCGGCGTGCCCGCATTGCTGGCGCGCTGGCCGGGCACCCCCGTCATCGCGCCACGCGACGAGCGCATCGCTCGCGCCAGCGTGCGCGTGGACGACGGCGAGCGGATCAAGATCGGCGCATGGCGGTTCGATGTGATCGCCGTTCCCGGCCATACCCGCAGCCACCTCGCCTATCACGGCGAAGGCCTGCTGTTCTGCGGCGACACGCTGTTCAGCCTCGGCTGCGGGCGGATGTTCGAAGGCACGCCTGCGCAAATGCACGCATCCCTGCAACGCCTGGCCGCCCTGCCCGACGCGACGTGGGTCTGCTGCGCGCACGAATACACGCAGGCCAATGCCGCATTCGCGCACGCCGTTGATCCAGACAATCCCTCCCTGCAGGCGCGCGTGCGGGAAGTCCTCGCGCTGCATCAGGCGCAGGTCCCCACGCTGCCCACACGGCTGGTGGACGAACGCGCCTGCAACCCGTTCCTGCGTTGTTTTGCGCCCTCCGTGCGCGCGGCGGCGCAGCACCAGACCCGCCAGCCGCTGCTGGACGACAGCATGGTGTTCGGCGCGCTGCGTGCCTGGAAGGATGGCTTTCGCGCCTGA
- a CDS encoding enoyl-ACP reductase FabI encodes MGFLQGKRALVTGIASQRSIATGIADAMHREGAELALTYQNEKLKSRVEDAAAGYGSSIVLPLDVADDAQIDNCFAELGKHWSDGFDILVHCIAFAPREAIEGDFLDGINRERYHIAHDISAYSLAALGKAARPLMKGRNGSILTLSYLGAERALANYNTMGVAKASLEATVRYMAMALGPEGTRVNAISAGPIRTLAASGVANFRKMLSQFETAAPLRRVVTIEDVGNAAAFLCSDLAAGITGEVTYVDAGYNIMGMSGID; translated from the coding sequence ATGGGATTCCTGCAGGGCAAACGCGCGCTGGTCACCGGCATCGCCAGCCAGCGTTCAATCGCAACCGGCATCGCCGATGCCATGCACCGCGAAGGTGCGGAACTGGCGCTGACCTACCAGAACGAAAAGCTCAAGTCGCGCGTCGAGGACGCCGCCGCCGGGTACGGCAGCAGCATCGTGTTGCCGCTGGACGTGGCCGATGACGCGCAGATCGACAACTGCTTCGCCGAACTGGGCAAGCACTGGAGCGACGGCTTCGACATCCTCGTGCACTGCATCGCGTTCGCCCCGCGCGAAGCGATTGAGGGCGATTTCCTCGACGGCATCAACCGCGAGCGCTACCACATCGCCCACGACATCAGCGCCTACTCGCTGGCCGCGCTGGGCAAGGCCGCGCGCCCGCTGATGAAAGGCCGCAACGGCAGCATCCTCACCCTGTCCTACCTCGGCGCCGAACGCGCACTGGCCAACTACAACACGATGGGCGTGGCCAAGGCCTCGCTGGAAGCCACCGTGCGCTACATGGCGATGGCGCTGGGCCCGGAGGGCACCCGCGTGAACGCGATCTCGGCCGGCCCGATCCGCACCCTGGCGGCGTCCGGCGTGGCCAATTTCCGCAAGATGCTCAGCCAGTTCGAGACCGCGGCGCCACTGCGCCGGGTGGTGACCATCGAGGACGTGGGCAACGCCGCCGCGTTCCTGTGTTCAGACCTGGCCGCAGGCATCACCGGCGAAGTGACCTACGTCGATGCCGGCTACAACATCATGGGCATGAGCGGCATCGACTGA
- a CDS encoding peptidyl-prolyl cis-trans isomerase, whose product MLHKLREKTSGWVATVILGLLIVPFAFFGMESYMSQRVDTYVARIAQPPSWWKSAPQVWPVTYLWDVHDIDSQAYRERLEDARMRMRAQQGENFDPKAFESVENKRRIVDAMVDEQLMLLAADRANVVVSDAEVRDNIQSTPAFQVDGAFNAERYQMQLAGGRPPMAPTQYESKVRESLKTALIPVGVAASAFVTDAELDRLTRLLFERRDVGFVLLPPPAADTAEVTPAQIEAWYKTHQGQYRSPETVRLEYVEVDGSKLPAPATDEAALRKRYQDQISKYSTAERREVAHILVAVPANASEVQKKAAEAKAKQLAAEAQAPGADFAALARANSDDAGSKANGGDLGWIGKGSMPGAFDAAAFAMQAGEVRGPVKSDFGWHVIKLNQVQAGAQRSFEDVRAELEKEVQEGGREQAFNELTGKLVDAVYKNPTSLVPAAKALGLAVQTTPVFSRAGAPGIASEQKVLRAAFSEALMQDGTASDPIEVGPLRTVLIRVIEHKPEQAMPLAQVRDAVVASIHADRQQKAAQAAAEALVKAAQAKGLDAAARESGLAVNEVNDLDRRSQAPSAEAVAAFFNLPRARGGVLPVGMTRAGGGYLVFAVRAVRDGDLTQITPQIRAKQRKEASDMTGQFAQDAFVRAMRGNYKIEVAEDRL is encoded by the coding sequence ATGCTGCATAAACTTCGCGAAAAGACCTCCGGTTGGGTTGCCACCGTCATCCTTGGCTTGTTGATCGTTCCATTCGCCTTCTTCGGGATGGAGTCGTACATGTCGCAGCGGGTGGACACCTACGTGGCCCGCATCGCACAGCCGCCCTCGTGGTGGAAGTCGGCACCGCAGGTGTGGCCGGTCACCTACCTGTGGGATGTCCATGACATCGATTCGCAGGCGTACCGGGAGCGTCTTGAGGATGCGCGCATGCGCATGCGCGCGCAGCAGGGCGAGAACTTCGATCCCAAGGCGTTCGAGTCGGTTGAAAACAAGCGCCGGATCGTGGATGCGATGGTGGATGAACAGCTGATGCTGCTCGCTGCCGATCGCGCCAACGTCGTGGTCAGCGATGCCGAGGTGCGGGACAACATCCAGAGCACGCCGGCGTTCCAGGTGGACGGCGCGTTCAATGCCGAGCGTTACCAGATGCAGCTGGCGGGTGGGCGTCCGCCGATGGCGCCAACGCAGTACGAAAGCAAGGTCCGCGAGAGCCTGAAGACCGCATTGATCCCGGTGGGCGTTGCCGCGTCCGCGTTCGTGACCGATGCCGAGCTCGATCGCCTGACCCGTCTGCTGTTCGAGCGTCGCGACGTCGGCTTCGTGCTGTTGCCGCCGCCTGCGGCAGATACGGCGGAGGTGACGCCGGCGCAGATCGAGGCCTGGTACAAGACCCATCAGGGCCAGTACCGCAGCCCGGAAACCGTGCGTCTGGAATACGTGGAGGTGGATGGCAGCAAGCTGCCGGCGCCTGCCACCGACGAGGCCGCCCTGCGCAAGCGCTACCAGGACCAGATTTCCAAGTACTCCACCGCGGAACGGCGCGAGGTCGCGCATATTCTGGTCGCGGTGCCGGCGAATGCCAGTGAAGTGCAGAAGAAGGCAGCCGAGGCCAAGGCCAAGCAGCTGGCTGCCGAGGCGCAGGCACCGGGCGCGGATTTCGCCGCGCTGGCGCGTGCCAATTCCGACGATGCCGGCTCCAAGGCCAATGGCGGAGACCTGGGCTGGATTGGCAAGGGCAGCATGCCAGGGGCATTCGATGCGGCCGCGTTCGCGATGCAGGCGGGTGAAGTGCGCGGGCCGGTGAAGTCCGACTTCGGCTGGCACGTCATCAAGCTCAACCAGGTGCAGGCCGGTGCCCAGCGTTCGTTCGAGGATGTGCGCGCCGAGCTCGAGAAGGAAGTGCAGGAAGGTGGGCGCGAGCAGGCGTTCAACGAGTTGACCGGCAAGCTGGTGGACGCGGTGTACAAGAACCCCACCTCGTTGGTGCCGGCTGCCAAGGCGCTGGGCCTGGCGGTGCAGACGACGCCGGTGTTCAGTCGGGCCGGCGCCCCCGGCATTGCGTCCGAACAGAAGGTGCTCCGCGCCGCGTTTTCCGAGGCGTTGATGCAGGACGGTACCGCCAGTGATCCCATCGAAGTTGGCCCGCTGCGCACGGTGCTGATCCGGGTGATCGAGCACAAGCCGGAGCAGGCGATGCCGCTGGCACAGGTGCGTGACGCAGTCGTGGCATCGATTCACGCGGACAGGCAGCAGAAAGCGGCGCAAGCGGCAGCCGAAGCACTGGTCAAGGCAGCGCAGGCGAAGGGGTTGGACGCGGCTGCGCGGGAATCCGGACTGGCGGTCAACGAGGTCAACGACCTTGATCGGCGCAGCCAGGCACCATCGGCAGAGGCCGTGGCCGCGTTTTTCAACCTGCCGCGCGCGCGCGGTGGCGTGCTGCCGGTTGGCATGACCCGCGCTGGCGGCGGTTACCTGGTGTTCGCCGTGCGTGCGGTGCGTGATGGCGACCTGACCCAGATCACCCCGCAAATTCGTGCCAAGCAGCGCAAGGAAGCGTCGGACATGACAGGCCAGTTCGCGCAGGATGCCTTCGTGCGCGCCATGCGCGGCAATTACAAAATCGAAGTGGCGGAAGACCGGCTGTAG